One genomic window of Vidua macroura isolate BioBank_ID:100142 chromosome 16, ASM2450914v1, whole genome shotgun sequence includes the following:
- the TMEM204 gene encoding transmembrane protein 204: protein MTVQKLVATAVLVALVSLVLNNAAAFTPNWVYQTLEDGRKRSVGLWRMCWLAERSRGGASTTARHGQGEEQECEALGWGSESTGFQESRSTVKLQFDMMRACNLIATVALTAGQLLFVLGLMELPIISQDTQWWEEAIAAVFQLASFVLVIGLVTFYRIGPYTNLSWSCYLNIGACLLATLAAAILIWNILHRREDCMAPRVIVISRTLTARFRQGLENDYVESPC, encoded by the exons ATGACTGTCCAGAAACTGGTAGCCACAGCTGTGTTGGTAGCTCTGGTCTCACTCGTTCTTAACAACGCGGCTGCCTTTACCCCCAACTGGGTGTACCAAACGCTGGAGGACGGGCGCAAGCGCAGTGTGGGGCTCTGGAGGATGTGCTGGCTGGCAGAGCGGAGCAGAGGAGGTGCAAGCACCACTGCCAGGCACGGGCaaggggaggagcaggagtgtgaagccctgggctggggttCAGAGTCGACTGGGTTCCAAGAGTCACGCAGCACTGTCAAAC TGCAGTTTGACATGATGCGTGCCTGCAACCTCATTGCCACGGTGGCTCTGACTGCCGGCCAGCTCCTCTTCGTCCTGGGGCTGATGGAGCTCCCCATCATCTCCCAGGATACCCAGTGGTGGGAGGAGGCCATAGCTGCTGTGTTCCAACTTGCCA GTTTTGTTCTGGTTATCGGGCTGGTGACATTCTACCGTATCGGACCATACACCAACCTCTCATGGTCCTGCTACCTGAACATTGGAGCCTGCCTTTTGGCCACACTGGCAGCTGCTATTCTAATCTGGAACATCCTCCACAGGCGTGAGGACTGCATGGCGCCCCGGGTCATTGTCATCAGCCGTACCCTGACCGCTCGCTTTCGCCAGGGCTTGGAAAATGACTATGTTGAGTCACCATGCTGA